The following proteins are encoded in a genomic region of Actinomycetes bacterium:
- the mfd gene encoding transcription-repair coupling factor, with the protein MRAAVETARSDARSDLDLTAPPGIRPFALAALASRADRTVLAVTATGREAEELATALRDLLPAESVVELPAWETLPHERLSPRSDTVGRRLAVLRRLAHPDAADAEHGPVQVVVAPVRAVLQPLVSGLGDLVPVALRAGDEVDLEDLVERLAAAAYTRVDLVERRGEFAVRGGIVDVFPPTDEHPLRVELWGDTVEEVRWFKVADQRSLEVAEHGLWAPPCRELLLTDEVRERAGALAEQHPGLADVLGQLAEGIPVEGMESLAPVLVDDMELLLDSLPEGSLVVVQDPERVRTRSHDLVDTSKEFLEASWANAAAGAATPIDLGAAAYRSLADVRARAGQLGMPWWSMSPFAADEATEDEQTSLVGARSAEGYRGDTARALADVKGWLGDGYRVVMLTEGHGSAQRIVEVLAGDDVPARLDESLDDVPDAAVVHVACACLVRGFASESMRLVVLTETDLLGQAGPSTRGMRRMPSRRRNTVDPLQLKTGDFIVHEQHGVGRYVEMVQRTVQDATREYLVIEYAPSKRGQPGDRLFVPTDQLDQVTRYVGGEQPALHRLGGADWQKAKGRARKAVKEIAAELIRLYAARTSAPGFAFSPDTPWQRELEDAFPYHETPDQLGAIDEVKADMEKTVPMDRIVCGDVGYGKTEIAVRATFKAVQDGKQVAVLVPTTLLVNQHLSTFAERYASFPVNVAALSRFQTDKEANEVKAALRDGSLDVVIGTHRLLSSEVQFKDLGLVIVDEEQRFGVEHKEQLKHLRTNVDVLTMSATPIPRTLEMAVTGIREMSTILTPPEERHPVLTFVGPYDEKQIAAAVRRELLREGQIFYIHNRVESIDRAAARLRDLVPEARIASAHGQMNEHALEQVVLDFWEKRFDVLVCTTIVESGLDISNANTLILERADVMGLSQLHQLRGRVGRSRERAYAYLLYPPEKPLTETAHDRLATMAAHSDLGAGMWIAMKDLEIRGAGNLLGGEQSGHIAAVGFDLYVRLVGEAVADFKGEGTEVLRDVKVELPVDAHLPHDYIPGERLRLEAYRKLAAVGSEEDLEAVGAELADRYGELPQPVLNLMAVARFRTLARRAGLGEVALAGRNVRFAPVELRESQQLRLQRLYPGSLVKPAVRTILVPRPSTARVGGRPLTDVELLAWCRDLVDAVLLDQPTSQSTTKDAGP; encoded by the coding sequence CTGCGGGCCGCCGTGGAGACGGCGCGGTCGGACGCGCGGTCCGACCTCGACCTCACGGCGCCGCCGGGGATCCGCCCGTTCGCGCTGGCCGCGCTGGCGAGCCGCGCCGATCGCACCGTGCTCGCGGTGACCGCCACCGGGCGTGAGGCGGAGGAGCTCGCGACGGCGCTGCGTGACCTGCTGCCGGCCGAGTCGGTGGTGGAGCTCCCGGCCTGGGAGACGCTGCCGCACGAGCGGCTCAGCCCGCGCAGCGACACCGTGGGCCGCCGGCTGGCCGTCCTGCGCCGGCTGGCCCACCCGGACGCCGCCGACGCCGAGCACGGCCCGGTGCAGGTCGTCGTGGCGCCGGTGCGGGCCGTCCTGCAGCCGCTGGTCTCCGGGCTGGGCGACCTGGTGCCGGTGGCCCTGCGGGCGGGCGACGAGGTGGACCTCGAGGACCTGGTGGAGCGGCTCGCCGCCGCGGCCTACACCCGGGTCGACCTCGTCGAGCGGCGCGGCGAGTTCGCGGTCCGGGGCGGCATCGTCGACGTGTTCCCGCCGACCGACGAGCACCCGCTGCGGGTCGAGCTGTGGGGCGACACCGTTGAGGAGGTGCGCTGGTTCAAGGTCGCCGACCAGCGCTCGCTCGAGGTCGCCGAGCACGGCCTGTGGGCACCGCCGTGCCGCGAGCTGCTCCTGACCGACGAGGTGCGGGAGCGGGCGGGTGCGCTGGCCGAGCAGCACCCCGGGCTGGCCGACGTGCTCGGCCAGCTCGCCGAGGGCATCCCCGTCGAGGGCATGGAGTCGCTGGCGCCGGTCCTGGTCGACGACATGGAGCTGCTGCTGGACTCGCTGCCCGAGGGGTCGCTAGTCGTCGTCCAGGACCCGGAGCGGGTCCGGACCCGGTCGCACGACCTGGTCGACACCAGCAAGGAGTTCCTCGAGGCGTCATGGGCCAACGCCGCGGCCGGTGCGGCGACCCCCATCGACCTCGGCGCGGCTGCGTACCGCAGCCTGGCTGACGTGCGGGCCCGGGCCGGCCAACTCGGCATGCCGTGGTGGTCGATGAGCCCCTTCGCCGCCGACGAGGCGACCGAGGACGAGCAGACCTCGCTCGTCGGCGCCCGGTCCGCCGAGGGCTACCGCGGCGACACGGCGCGAGCGCTGGCCGACGTCAAGGGCTGGCTGGGTGACGGCTACCGGGTCGTCATGCTCACCGAGGGCCACGGCTCGGCCCAGCGCATCGTCGAGGTGCTCGCCGGCGACGACGTGCCGGCCCGGCTCGACGAGTCGCTCGACGACGTGCCCGACGCCGCGGTCGTGCACGTCGCGTGCGCCTGCCTGGTCCGGGGCTTCGCCAGCGAGTCGATGCGCCTCGTGGTCCTCACCGAGACCGACCTGCTCGGACAGGCCGGCCCGTCGACCCGCGGCATGCGCCGGATGCCCAGTCGCCGGCGCAACACGGTGGACCCGCTGCAGCTCAAGACCGGCGACTTCATCGTCCACGAGCAGCACGGGGTCGGCCGCTACGTCGAGATGGTGCAGCGCACCGTGCAGGACGCCACGCGCGAGTACCTCGTCATCGAGTACGCCCCCTCCAAGCGCGGTCAGCCCGGCGACCGGCTCTTCGTCCCGACCGACCAGCTCGACCAGGTCACCCGCTACGTCGGCGGCGAGCAGCCGGCTCTGCACCGCCTCGGTGGCGCCGACTGGCAGAAGGCCAAGGGCCGGGCCCGCAAGGCGGTCAAGGAGATCGCGGCCGAGCTGATCCGGCTCTACGCCGCCCGGACGTCGGCGCCCGGCTTCGCCTTCAGCCCCGACACCCCGTGGCAGCGCGAGCTCGAGGACGCGTTCCCCTATCACGAGACCCCCGACCAGCTCGGTGCGATCGACGAGGTCAAGGCCGACATGGAGAAGACCGTCCCCATGGACCGCATCGTGTGCGGCGACGTCGGCTACGGCAAGACCGAGATCGCGGTACGCGCAACCTTCAAGGCGGTGCAGGACGGGAAGCAGGTCGCCGTCCTCGTGCCGACCACCCTGCTGGTCAACCAGCACCTGTCGACCTTCGCCGAGCGCTACGCCAGCTTCCCGGTCAACGTGGCCGCGCTCTCCCGCTTCCAGACCGACAAGGAGGCGAACGAGGTCAAGGCCGCCCTCCGCGACGGCAGCCTCGACGTGGTCATCGGCACCCATCGCCTCCTCTCGTCCGAGGTGCAGTTCAAGGACCTCGGTCTGGTCATCGTCGACGAGGAGCAGCGCTTCGGGGTCGAGCACAAGGAGCAGCTCAAGCACCTGCGCACCAACGTGGACGTCCTCACCATGTCCGCCACCCCCATCCCGCGCACGCTGGAGATGGCGGTCACCGGCATCCGCGAGATGTCGACGATCCTCACCCCGCCCGAGGAGCGGCACCCGGTCCTGACCTTCGTCGGGCCGTACGACGAGAAGCAGATCGCAGCGGCGGTCCGGCGGGAGCTGCTGCGCGAGGGCCAGATCTTCTACATCCACAACCGGGTCGAGTCGATCGACCGCGCCGCTGCCCGGCTGCGCGACCTGGTGCCGGAGGCGCGCATCGCCAGCGCGCACGGTCAGATGAACGAGCACGCCCTGGAGCAGGTCGTGCTCGACTTCTGGGAGAAGCGCTTCGACGTCCTGGTGTGCACCACGATCGTCGAGAGCGGCCTGGACATCTCCAACGCCAACACGCTGATCCTCGAGCGGGCCGACGTGATGGGCCTGTCGCAGCTGCACCAGCTCCGCGGCCGGGTCGGCCGCAGCCGCGAGAGGGCGTACGCCTATCTGCTCTATCCGCCGGAGAAGCCGCTGACCGAGACCGCGCACGACCGCCTGGCGACCATGGCCGCGCACAGCGACCTCGGTGCCGGCATGTGGATCGCGATGAAGGACCTCGAGATCCGCGGCGCCGGAAATCTGCTCGGCGGCGAGCAGTCCGGCCACATCGCCGCGGTCGGCTTCGACCTCTACGTGCGCCTGGTGGGGGAGGCGGTCGCCGACTTCAAGGGCGAGGGCACCGAGGTGCTGCGGGACGTCAAGGTCGAGCTGCCGGTCGACGCCCACCTGCCGCACGACTACATCCCGGGCGAGCGGCTCCGGCTGGAGGCCTACCGCAAGCTGGCGGCCGTGGGCTCCGAGGAGGACCTCGAGGCGGTAGGGGCCGAGCTGGCGGACCGCTACGGCGAGCTCCCGCAGCCGGTGCTCAACCTGATGGCCGTTGCCCGGTTCCGCACCCTGGCCAGGCGGGCCGGGCTGGGCGAGGTCGCGCTGGCCGGCCGCAACGTCCGGTTCGCCCCCGTGGAGCTCCGTGAGAGCCAGCAGCTGCGCCTGCAGCGGCTCTACCCGGGTTCGCTGGTCAAGCCCGCGGTCCGTACCATCCTGGTGCCGAGGCCGTCGACCGCCCGGGTCGGTGGCCGGCCGCTGACCGACGTCGAGCTCCTCGCCTGGTGCCGCGACCTGGTCGACGCGGTGCTGCTGGACCAGCCGACCAGCCAGTCGACAACGAAGGACGCGGGACCCTGA